The following coding sequences lie in one Sphingobium sp. KCTC 72723 genomic window:
- a CDS encoding bifunctional GNAT family N-acetyltransferase/carbon-nitrogen hydrolase family protein translates to MTTATRKRLEVRAAIPADVRAILRLIARVYPGLPNYSPATVRGQINNFPDGCFVALYDNKVVGYCATMRVSKGMAFAHHDWEEITANGFGTRHSAAGEWLYGYEMAVDPKLRGLRIGQRLYDERKELAEQLDLHGIVIAGRMPGYLRSKRKVEGPKDYLDKIVAGKIRDQVVSFQLKNQFEPLGVLENYLPEDKQSDGHAAHLVWRNPYVDPDEAPEMRVPRGVESVRLATCQLQARAVQDFDEFIRNIEYFVDVAADYRSDFIVFPELFTLPLLSFEAKKLSPMEAIDKLTNYTPRLTKELTRMALEYNINIIGGSHPTRADDGDIQNIAYVALRDGSVHTQEKIHPTPNESFWWNIKGGDSLDVIQTDCGPIGVLICYDSEFPELARRLVDQGARIIFVPFCTDSRLGYMRVRYCAQARAIENQCYVVMSGNVGNLPNVDNMDIQYAQSAILTPCDLPFARDGIAAESTENVETLTMADVNLADLSWARAEGTVRNLRDRRFDLYHIEWDSNPDHSHAPSGGPVPAGGHNSPGGG, encoded by the coding sequence ATGACGACGGCAACCCGGAAACGCCTTGAGGTGCGCGCGGCCATCCCGGCGGATGTGCGCGCGATCCTGCGGCTTATCGCCCGCGTCTATCCCGGCCTGCCCAATTATTCGCCCGCCACGGTGCGCGGCCAGATCAACAATTTCCCCGACGGCTGCTTCGTTGCGCTCTACGACAACAAGGTCGTGGGCTATTGCGCGACGATGCGGGTCAGCAAGGGCATGGCCTTTGCCCATCATGACTGGGAAGAAATTACCGCGAACGGCTTTGGCACGCGCCACAGCGCGGCGGGCGAATGGCTATATGGCTATGAAATGGCGGTCGATCCCAAGCTGCGCGGCCTGCGCATCGGCCAGCGGCTCTATGATGAGCGCAAGGAGCTTGCCGAGCAGCTTGACCTGCATGGTATCGTGATTGCCGGGCGGATGCCGGGCTATTTGCGATCCAAGCGCAAGGTCGAGGGACCAAAGGATTATCTCGACAAGATCGTTGCGGGCAAAATCCGCGATCAGGTGGTCAGTTTCCAGCTCAAGAACCAGTTCGAGCCGCTCGGCGTCCTCGAAAACTACCTGCCCGAAGACAAGCAGTCGGATGGCCATGCCGCGCACCTGGTCTGGCGCAATCCTTATGTCGACCCCGATGAAGCGCCCGAAATGCGGGTGCCGCGCGGGGTCGAGAGCGTCCGCCTCGCCACCTGTCAGTTGCAGGCGCGCGCCGTGCAGGATTTTGACGAGTTTATTCGCAACATCGAATATTTCGTCGATGTCGCGGCAGATTACCGCTCCGACTTCATCGTCTTCCCCGAATTGTTCACGCTTCCGCTGCTGTCGTTCGAGGCGAAGAAGCTGTCGCCGATGGAAGCGATCGACAAGCTGACCAACTATACGCCGCGCCTGACCAAGGAACTGACGCGGATGGCGCTGGAATATAATATCAACATCATCGGCGGATCGCACCCGACCCGCGCCGACGATGGCGATATCCAGAATATCGCCTATGTCGCGCTGCGCGATGGATCGGTCCATACGCAGGAGAAGATCCACCCGACGCCCAACGAATCCTTCTGGTGGAACATCAAGGGCGGCGATTCGCTGGACGTGATCCAGACCGACTGCGGGCCGATCGGCGTGCTGATCTGCTATGACAGCGAGTTTCCCGAACTGGCGCGACGGCTGGTGGACCAGGGCGCGCGGATCATCTTCGTCCCCTTCTGCACCGATTCGCGCCTTGGTTACATGCGGGTGCGCTATTGCGCGCAGGCGCGGGCGATCGAAAATCAATGCTATGTCGTGATGTCGGGCAATGTCGGCAATCTGCCGAACGTCGACAACATGGACATTCAATATGCGCAGAGTGCGATCCTGACGCCGTGCGACCTGCCCTTCGCGCGGGATGGCATTGCGGCGGAATCGACCGAAAATGTCGAAACGCTGACGATGGCGGACGTCAATCTGGCGGACCTGAGCTGGGCGCGAGCCGAAGGCACGGTGCGCAACCTGCGCGACCGGCGGTTCGACCTTTATCATATCGAATGGGACAGCAATCCCGACCATAGTCATGCGCCGAGCGGCGGGCCGGTCCCTGCGGGCGGGCATAATTCGCCCGGTGGCGGCTAA
- a CDS encoding NADP-dependent isocitrate dehydrogenase — protein sequence MAKIKVKNPVVEIDGDEMTRIIWEWIRERLILPYLDIDLKYYDLSVEKRDETNDQITIDSANAIKQYGVGVKCATITPDEQRVEEFNLKSMWKSPNGTIRNILGGVVFREPIVIKNVPRLVPGWTDPIVIGRHAFGDQYKATDFLVPSAGKLRMIWDGENGEKIEKEVFDFPAAGVAMGMYNLDQSIIDFAKASMNYALDRKWPLYLSTKNTILKAYDGRFKDLFQQVFDEEFADKFKAAGIVYEHRLIDDMVASALKWSGKFVWACKNYDGDVQSDTVAQGFGSLGLMTSVLLSPDGKTVEAEAAHGTVTRHYRQHQQGKATSTNPIASIFAWTQGLAFRGKFDDTPDVTKFAETLERVCIKTVEDGAMTKDLALLIGPEQAWMTTEQFFETIRANLEAEMATWN from the coding sequence ATGGCGAAGATCAAGGTGAAGAACCCCGTCGTGGAGATTGACGGCGACGAAATGACCCGGATCATCTGGGAATGGATTCGCGAGCGCCTGATCCTCCCCTATCTCGACATCGACCTGAAATATTATGATCTGAGCGTCGAAAAGCGCGACGAGACGAACGACCAGATCACCATCGATTCCGCCAATGCGATCAAGCAATATGGCGTCGGCGTGAAGTGCGCGACCATCACCCCGGACGAACAGCGAGTCGAGGAATTCAACCTCAAGTCGATGTGGAAGTCGCCCAACGGCACCATCCGCAACATCCTGGGCGGCGTCGTGTTCCGCGAACCCATCGTCATCAAGAACGTCCCCCGCCTGGTCCCCGGCTGGACCGACCCGATCGTCATCGGCCGCCACGCATTTGGCGACCAGTATAAGGCGACCGACTTCCTGGTCCCCAGCGCGGGCAAGCTGCGCATGATCTGGGACGGCGAAAATGGCGAAAAGATCGAAAAGGAAGTGTTCGACTTCCCGGCCGCCGGCGTCGCCATGGGCATGTACAACCTCGACCAGTCGATCATCGACTTCGCCAAGGCGAGCATGAACTATGCGCTCGACCGCAAATGGCCGCTCTATTTGTCGACCAAGAACACGATCCTCAAGGCCTATGACGGCCGGTTCAAGGATCTGTTCCAGCAAGTGTTCGACGAAGAGTTCGCCGACAAGTTCAAGGCAGCGGGCATCGTCTACGAACATCGCCTGATCGACGACATGGTCGCTTCCGCGCTCAAGTGGAGCGGCAAGTTCGTGTGGGCGTGCAAAAATTATGACGGCGATGTTCAGTCGGACACGGTCGCGCAGGGCTTTGGTTCACTGGGCCTCATGACCTCCGTCCTCCTCTCGCCCGACGGCAAGACGGTGGAAGCCGAAGCCGCACACGGCACCGTCACTCGCCATTATCGCCAGCATCAGCAGGGCAAGGCAACGTCGACCAACCCGATCGCGTCGATCTTTGCCTGGACGCAAGGGTTGGCCTTCCGTGGCAAGTTCGACGACACGCCAGACGTCACCAAATTTGCCGAAACGCTGGAGCGCGTCTGCATCAAAACGGTCGAGGACGGCGCGATGACCAAGGATCTGGCGCTGCTGATCGGCCCGGAACAGGCATGGATGACGACGGAGCAGTTCTTCGAAACGATCCGCGCCAATCTGGAAGCCGAAATGGCCACATGGAACTGA
- a CDS encoding metallophosphoesterase, protein MNASAMPLVRRADIRLPFPADAPQRPVTVALLTDTHLSGPDNSPDRMARIVAQINALHPDLILLGGDYIGDAKGGRIYDAHASIASFAALRAPLGVVAVLGNHDSRSKFNLRAISEADWRAAFMRIGITLLEDGAVRRGPLAIGGLRDIYTRRIHIPATLAAMAQVGGAPVILSHGPDVFPLLPDAASLTLVGHTHCGQVALPFAGIVYVPSRYGTRYACGQYRLGARQMIVAGGVGTSGLPIRLLAPPDIWLITIRPR, encoded by the coding sequence ATGAACGCCAGCGCCATGCCACTGGTGCGGCGGGCGGACATAAGGCTGCCCTTTCCGGCGGACGCGCCGCAGCGCCCGGTCACGGTCGCGCTGCTGACCGACACCCATCTTTCGGGACCGGACAACAGCCCCGACCGCATGGCCCGTATCGTCGCGCAGATCAACGCGCTGCACCCCGACCTCATCCTGCTGGGTGGCGATTATATCGGCGATGCCAAGGGCGGACGCATCTATGATGCCCATGCCAGCATCGCGTCCTTTGCGGCATTGCGCGCGCCGCTGGGCGTCGTGGCCGTGCTGGGCAACCATGACAGCCGCAGCAAATTCAACCTGCGCGCCATCAGCGAGGCGGACTGGCGCGCGGCCTTCATGCGGATCGGCATCACTCTGCTGGAAGATGGCGCGGTCAGGCGCGGCCCGCTGGCGATCGGCGGCCTGCGCGACATCTATACCCGCAGGATTCACATCCCCGCGACGCTGGCTGCCATGGCGCAGGTCGGCGGTGCGCCGGTCATTCTGTCGCATGGGCCGGATGTGTTTCCCTTGCTGCCCGACGCTGCGTCGCTGACGCTGGTCGGCCATACCCATTGCGGGCAGGTGGCGCTGCCCTTTGCCGGTATCGTCTATGTGCCTTCGCGTTATGGCACGCGCTATGCCTGCGGCCAGTATCGGCTGGGCGCGCGGCAGATGATCGTGGCGGGCGGGGTGGGGACCAGCGGCCTGCCGATCCGTCTGCTTGCGCCACCCGACATCTGGCTCATCACCATTCGCCCGCGCTAA
- the glmS gene encoding glutamine--fructose-6-phosphate transaminase (isomerizing), whose translation MCGIIGIIGKGDVAERLVDGLKRLEYRGYDSAGVATVYQGAIERRRAEGKLANLVNELHDAPLPGTTGIAHTRWATHGAPTTSNAHPHATGEVALVHNGIIENFKPLRAELMARGRIFDSQTDTEVVAHLVSELVEQGASPRDAVRQVLPRLHGAFALAILFRSHPDMLIGARLGSPLVVGYGDGETFLGSDALALAPLTQRIAYLDEGDWVVITADGAEIFDKDNNPVERPVTLSGVSGAMIDKGNHRHFMQKEIFEQPVVVAQTLRSYLRRMENQVAMPDMDFDLGQVKRITIVACGTSYYAGLVAKYWFEKFARVAVDIDVASEFRYREPVLEPGGLALFISQSGETADTLAALRHAKAEGQIIAVVVNVPTSSMAREADLLLPTHAGPEIGVASTKAFTCQLAVLAALAANLARAKGRLTPEEESEIVWHLSEAPAALNEALARDSQIEATAQLIAPARDVLYLGRGPDYPMALEGALKLKEISYIHAEGYAAGEMKHGPIALIDDAVPVIVIAPSGPLFEKTVSNMQEVQARGGKVVLISDAEGIAQAGEGCMATIEMPQVHPLIAPLVYAVPVQLLAYHVAVAKGTDVDQPRNLAKSVTVE comes from the coding sequence ATGTGCGGAATCATTGGAATTATCGGCAAGGGCGACGTGGCCGAACGGCTGGTCGACGGCCTCAAGCGCCTCGAATATCGCGGCTATGACAGTGCCGGTGTCGCCACCGTGTATCAGGGCGCGATCGAACGTCGCCGGGCCGAAGGCAAACTCGCCAATCTGGTGAACGAACTGCACGACGCGCCATTGCCCGGCACCACCGGCATTGCCCATACGCGCTGGGCCACCCATGGCGCACCGACGACCAGCAATGCCCACCCCCATGCGACGGGCGAAGTCGCGCTGGTCCACAATGGCATCATCGAAAATTTCAAGCCGTTGCGGGCCGAATTGATGGCGCGCGGGCGCATCTTCGACAGCCAGACCGATACCGAAGTCGTCGCCCATCTGGTCAGCGAACTGGTGGAACAGGGCGCGTCGCCGCGCGATGCCGTGCGCCAAGTGCTGCCGCGCCTCCATGGTGCCTTCGCGCTGGCCATCCTGTTCCGCAGCCATCCCGACATGCTGATCGGTGCGCGGCTGGGTTCGCCGCTGGTGGTCGGCTATGGCGATGGCGAAACCTTCCTGGGGTCTGACGCGCTGGCGCTGGCCCCGCTGACGCAACGCATCGCCTATCTGGACGAAGGCGACTGGGTCGTCATCACGGCGGACGGGGCGGAGATTTTCGACAAGGATAACAATCCTGTAGAACGCCCCGTGACCCTGTCGGGCGTGTCGGGCGCGATGATCGACAAGGGCAATCATCGCCACTTCATGCAGAAGGAAATTTTCGAACAGCCCGTCGTCGTCGCCCAGACGCTGCGCTCCTACCTGCGTCGGATGGAAAATCAGGTGGCGATGCCGGACATGGATTTCGATCTTGGCCAGGTGAAGCGAATCACCATCGTCGCCTGCGGCACCAGCTATTATGCCGGTCTGGTCGCCAAATATTGGTTCGAAAAATTCGCCCGCGTCGCCGTCGACATCGACGTCGCCAGCGAGTTTCGCTATCGCGAGCCAGTGCTGGAGCCGGGCGGCCTCGCGCTGTTCATCAGCCAGTCGGGCGAAACTGCCGACACGCTCGCTGCGCTGCGCCACGCCAAGGCGGAGGGGCAGATCATCGCGGTCGTCGTCAACGTCCCCACCAGTTCCATGGCGCGGGAAGCCGACCTGTTGCTGCCCACTCATGCCGGGCCGGAAATCGGCGTCGCTTCGACCAAGGCCTTCACTTGCCAGTTGGCCGTGCTGGCGGCGTTGGCGGCCAATCTGGCGCGGGCCAAAGGTCGCCTGACGCCGGAAGAAGAATCCGAAATCGTCTGGCACCTGTCCGAAGCACCCGCCGCGCTGAACGAAGCGCTGGCGCGGGACAGCCAGATCGAAGCGACGGCGCAGCTGATCGCACCCGCGCGCGACGTCCTCTATCTGGGGCGCGGGCCGGATTATCCGATGGCGCTGGAAGGCGCGCTCAAGCTCAAGGAAATCAGCTATATCCATGCAGAGGGCTATGCGGCGGGCGAAATGAAGCATGGCCCGATTGCGCTGATCGACGATGCCGTCCCCGTCATCGTCATCGCGCCGTCAGGACCGCTGTTCGAAAAGACCGTCAGCAATATGCAGGAAGTGCAGGCGCGCGGTGGCAAGGTCGTACTGATTTCCGACGCGGAAGGCATCGCGCAGGCGGGCGAAGGCTGCATGGCGACGATCGAGATGCCGCAAGTCCATCCGCTGATCGCGCCTTTGGTCTATGCCGTGCCGGTGCAATTGCTCGCCTATCATGTCGCGGTCGCCAAAGGCACCGATGTCGATCAGCCGCGCAATCTGGCGAAGTCGGTGACGGTGGAGTGA